Below is a window of Thermoplasma sp. Kam2015 DNA.
AGTTCTGAACATCTATTATTAATATAGCAAACTTATCAATAGGATTTTCGGTTGGGGGAAGTCCGTGTATCTCCTGTCCGAAGAGAGAGTTTTACTGCTTCCCCCAAACTCCTAACCTTTCTATAAAGTTACGCTATAAGGTCTTTCTCAATTTTTATTCTAAGATGTTTCAATTTAATGGATGCTCAAGCATTTTTCATCTGCCAAGGTCCATGCTTATGTTGACTGTTTCTATCCCGTAAATGGCCCAGATAACGGTTGCCAGAAACCCTACACCCCAAAGAATCAAATTGAAAAGTATGTACTGGTATATGCTGAAGGATGATGTTGTGTATATTGATGCTATGTATGCAAGCATTGGAAACACACGAACCAATCCTATGGAATAAGATCTGTGATTGGTTCTAAAGAGCTCTGGTTCAAGTGTTGTCCGTGACGCCCATGCAAATTCAGAGAACATCATATTCAAGAACAGAAGCGGCAGGAATACTGATGGATTTCCTATCTTTCCTATGAATATCAGTATGAGAACCATCGTAATCGTTCCACCAAGATAGGAAAACATTGAATACCTCTTTCGGCCTATATTCACTAGAAACATGGCTATGAATCCAGCTACTGAGGCACCAGCCATGGCGTAAACTATTATCTCACTCGTAAAACCGGGATTATCGGCAAAATAGTATGGGCCTATTATATATGCCATGAGCCCAAACGTCAGGTACTGGGAGATACCTATTATACCAAGGAAAATTATTGAAAAAGCGTAGTTCGGTTCCTTTACGGAAATACCGTCTTGATCTATGCCCATTTCTCTCTTTATTTCCTCTGCATCCTGCTGTCTGCCCTTTTCCCTGAGCCACCTGAATGATTCTGGAACCCTGGTTCTCGTGTATACGGCCAGAGCCACGGTCGCAAGAGCCAGCACCAGGAAGTAGATCTTCTGGGTATGAATATTGGATGAGTAATAGTACAGGAAGAGAAATGCGATTACAAAGCTCCCTATGTTGTTCATATCCGGAACCAAAACAAGATAGCGCCCACGATTCTTCATCGGTATATCTTCCGATATCAAAGAAAGCGTTGTTACTTCTTCACCACCAACACCTATTTCAGCTAATGCGATTCCAATAATGAGAGGTATCACCGAGTATGCAAAATATATCAGGAATATACCAATCAAATAGAGTATTATTGTGGATACATACACCGCCTTCCGACCTATGATATCGGAAAGCTTGCCCAGCACCAAATCACCTATAAGCAGGAAAACCGATGGCGCAGCCAGAAAGACAGCCTCATAGGATCTGGGAAGCGATGATATAAAGGGCCATTGAGTTGCAAGCGGAGCAACGCTAGCAATTATTCCCCAGATAAACATGCCAGCAGATGCAGATATTAAAAGATCCCTAGCACTATACTTATGACCAAAACCCCCATCATTATTCTCTTCATTTTTCCTATTGACCATACGAATCCCTCCGCCGGTATTACCCGGATCAGGTTCAAGGGGTCGATCCTTTCGGATCCTCTCAGCCCCTCACGGAGCTCCCCCTCGCCAGGTCGCTGGTGAACATTCTAAGGACTTACATCCATCTTGTTTTCTTTATACTCTTTTTATTCTTGAATTTATACTAAATGCCACCAGTTCCGAGGCGTTTGTTGATTTTTTGTATATATTCATTGCTTTCTCATTTAATAATCTTTCTCTAATTTCAATTCAACATGCAATAATATCAATGCATATTATATCAGTCTTAAAATCTCCGATAACATAGAAAATATTTATAAGTACATCCTTAGATGAGATTTGCTCGCAGATAGCTTTCGTGAGCTACTCCTAAGCTAAAGCATCGGAGCTTCCTGATTCAACGACCGACATCTGCCTGTATGGATATATTCCGTACAAGCCCTATGTTGCGATCTCCACAGGCGTCTATTCGGATCTCATCGATCCTACTCGGATCATCCACTTGGTTTTCATGGATGACACAAGAGAATATGGGAAGACGATCTATAGATATTTCCATTGAAGGAAGTCCGTGTATCTCCTGTACGAAGAGAGAGTTTTACTGCTTCCCTCAAACTCCTAACTTTTTTATAAAAAGCGTTCGATTACAGAAGTATGCCGGGATCGGGGATCGAACCCGAGACCTCCGGATTTCTCAGTTAACTTATGAGTCCGGCGCTCCTCCAGCTGAGCCACCCCGGCATCAAACCTAACTTTGCGCTATCGCTTCTCCATCCTGGGTCTGCTCGCTCCCCTGCTGCTCCTGTGAGCCGGAGAGCGAAACCAGCTCAGATTTCCTGATTTCTATTTTCCTCAGTGGATATATGTTCTTTGTTACCTCCACCATATCGTTGTATACATCATCGCCAATGAGATATCTAACAAAATCTGCATAATTGAGCTGTGAGCTCTTGGATACTATAAAATCCGTGAGGGCTTTCCTGATTTCAGACTTCTTGTTATTGGTGAGCTTCCCATCGCTTACAACAACGATCTTAACAGTTATGACGCTTCCATCTGATGTCTTAACATCCTTTATAATGTCTATTCTCTCCTTTCTCCGTCTTACTAGCCTTCTTATATAATCATCTCCGATGTAATGCCCAATAAATATAGTTTTACATTTTGTCCCTTCACACCCAGTTATCCTGAACAGGGCCTTTTCATTTGATTTCTTAAAATTGCCTGTAAGATCAGATATGGGAACCTCAACGATCCTGTTTATCATAGAGTCTGCATCCTCGCCCAAAGCAACTGTTACCTCCTTTGAACCGAGATAGGATGGAGCCTCAACAGTATACCATATCTTCTCCTTCCACTTTTCTTTTCCTTTCTTCTGAGCTTTTTCACCAGCCATCTAATCCCTCATATACACTTAACGTGAATAGAAGGGTAATAATTGCACTAAATTAAACCTTTCGTGCCTTCATCTATTCTATCCAACCTCTGAATGATGGAAAACCCCCTCAGAATGAGGAAAAATACGATTACCTCTTGTTTTGGCAGGCGTTTCTAAGCTAAAACGAAAGGAAGCATACGTTCTTCAAACAAGATCCTTGTATTCTA
It encodes the following:
- a CDS encoding MFS transporter, giving the protein MVNRKNEENNDGGFGHKYSARDLLISASAGMFIWGIIASVAPLATQWPFISSLPRSYEAVFLAAPSVFLLIGDLVLGKLSDIIGRKAVYVSTIILYLIGIFLIYFAYSVIPLIIGIALAEIGVGGEEVTTLSLISEDIPMKNRGRYLVLVPDMNNIGSFVIAFLFLYYYSSNIHTQKIYFLVLALATVALAVYTRTRVPESFRWLREKGRQQDAEEIKREMGIDQDGISVKEPNYAFSIIFLGIIGISQYLTFGLMAYIIGPYYFADNPGFTSEIIVYAMAGASVAGFIAMFLVNIGRKRYSMFSYLGGTITMVLILIFIGKIGNPSVFLPLLFLNMMFSEFAWASRTTLEPELFRTNHRSYSIGLVRVFPMLAYIASIYTTSSFSIYQYILFNLILWGVGFLATVIWAIYGIETVNISMDLGR
- a CDS encoding 30S ribosomal protein S3ae, giving the protein MAGEKAQKKGKEKWKEKIWYTVEAPSYLGSKEVTVALGEDADSMINRIVEVPISDLTGNFKKSNEKALFRITGCEGTKCKTIFIGHYIGDDYIRRLVRRRKERIDIIKDVKTSDGSVITVKIVVVSDGKLTNNKKSEIRKALTDFIVSKSSQLNYADFVRYLIGDDVYNDMVEVTKNIYPLRKIEIRKSELVSLSGSQEQQGSEQTQDGEAIAQS